The Eptesicus fuscus isolate TK198812 chromosome 17, DD_ASM_mEF_20220401, whole genome shotgun sequence genome has a window encoding:
- the AVPI1 gene encoding arginine vasopressin-induced protein 1 isoform X1, with the protein MGTPASVVSEPLPWQAPTEARGRKQAAANIFQDAELLQIQSLFQRSGDQLAEERAQIIWECAGDHRVAEALRRLRRKRPPRQKSLGHSLHHCSRLSHPSLGLDHCQPRNRAPPLHTRSASRSQDPAEPHGLTNCYGHTLDSIPPPPSVEPTIRTLDLNRPSAIIRSISTPID; encoded by the exons ATGGGCACCCCAGCCTCTGTGGTGAGCGAGCCGCTCCCTTGGCAGGCCCCCACTGAGGCCCGGGGCCGCAAGCAGGCCGCGGCCAACATCTTCCAGGACGCAGAGCTGCTGCAGATCCAGAGTCTGTTTCAGCGCAGCGGGGACCAGCTGGCGGAGGAACGGGCACAGATCATCTGGGAGTGTGCAGGGGACCACCGCGTGGCGGAGGCCTTGAGGAGGCTGCGCAGAAAGAGGCCCCCGAGGCAGAAATCCCTGGGCCACTCGCTACATCACTGCAGCCGGCTCAG TCATCCATCTCTTGGCTTAGATCACTGCCAGCCCAGGAACAGGGCTCCTCCCCTTCACACCCGCTCCGCCTCCCGCTCCCAAGATCCCGCTGAACCACATGGCCTAACCAACTGCTATGGGCACACTCTGGACTCCATTCCTCCACCGCCTTCTGTGGAGCCCACAATCAGAACATTAGACCTGAACAGGCCTTCTGCGATCATCAGGTCCATATCAACTCCAATTGATTAG
- the AVPI1 gene encoding arginine vasopressin-induced protein 1 isoform X2: MLSFLRAPRMGTPASVVSEPLPWQAPTEARGRKQAAANIFQDAELLQIQSLFQRSGDQLAEERAQIIWECAGDHRVAEALRRLRRKRPPRQKSLGHSLHHCSRLRIPEPRDPLADPQSSATEMASSDQYLNTRRTSARIRRNWRKSGPTSYLHQIRH; the protein is encoded by the exons ATGCTTTCCTTCCTCAGAGCACCCAGGATGGGCACCCCAGCCTCTGTGGTGAGCGAGCCGCTCCCTTGGCAGGCCCCCACTGAGGCCCGGGGCCGCAAGCAGGCCGCGGCCAACATCTTCCAGGACGCAGAGCTGCTGCAGATCCAGAGTCTGTTTCAGCGCAGCGGGGACCAGCTGGCGGAGGAACGGGCACAGATCATCTGGGAGTGTGCAGGGGACCACCGCGTGGCGGAGGCCTTGAGGAGGCTGCGCAGAAAGAGGCCCCCGAGGCAGAAATCCCTGGGCCACTCGCTACATCACTGCAGCCGGCTCAG AATCCCAGAGCCCCGCGACCCACTGGCTGACCCACAGAGCAGTGCCACAGAGATGGCTTCCAGCGATCAGTATCTGAACACTAGGAGGACAAGTGCCAGGATCCGCCGGAATTGGAGGAAGTCGGGCCCCACAAGCTACCTCCATCAGATCAGACACTga
- the AVPI1 gene encoding arginine vasopressin-induced protein 1 isoform X3 — MLSFLRAPRMGTPASVVSEPLPWQAPTEARGRKQAAANIFQDAELLQIQSLFQRSGDQLAEERAQIIWECAGDHRVAEALRRLRRKRPPRQKSLGHSLHHCSRLRSLPAQEQGSSPSHPLRLPLPRSR, encoded by the exons ATGCTTTCCTTCCTCAGAGCACCCAGGATGGGCACCCCAGCCTCTGTGGTGAGCGAGCCGCTCCCTTGGCAGGCCCCCACTGAGGCCCGGGGCCGCAAGCAGGCCGCGGCCAACATCTTCCAGGACGCAGAGCTGCTGCAGATCCAGAGTCTGTTTCAGCGCAGCGGGGACCAGCTGGCGGAGGAACGGGCACAGATCATCTGGGAGTGTGCAGGGGACCACCGCGTGGCGGAGGCCTTGAGGAGGCTGCGCAGAAAGAGGCCCCCGAGGCAGAAATCCCTGGGCCACTCGCTACATCACTGCAGCCGGCTCAG ATCACTGCCAGCCCAGGAACAGGGCTCCTCCCCTTCACACCCGCTCCGCCTCCCGCTCCCAAGATCCCGCTGA
- the AVPI1 gene encoding arginine vasopressin-induced protein 1 isoform X5, translated as MGTPASVVSEPLPWQAPTEARGRKQAAANIFQDAELLQIQSLFQRSGDQLAEERAQIIWECAGDHRVAEALRRLRRKRPPRQKSLGHSLHHCSRLRIPEPRDPLADPQSSATEMASSDQYLNTRRTSARIRRNWRKSGPTSYLHQIRH; from the exons ATGGGCACCCCAGCCTCTGTGGTGAGCGAGCCGCTCCCTTGGCAGGCCCCCACTGAGGCCCGGGGCCGCAAGCAGGCCGCGGCCAACATCTTCCAGGACGCAGAGCTGCTGCAGATCCAGAGTCTGTTTCAGCGCAGCGGGGACCAGCTGGCGGAGGAACGGGCACAGATCATCTGGGAGTGTGCAGGGGACCACCGCGTGGCGGAGGCCTTGAGGAGGCTGCGCAGAAAGAGGCCCCCGAGGCAGAAATCCCTGGGCCACTCGCTACATCACTGCAGCCGGCTCAG AATCCCAGAGCCCCGCGACCCACTGGCTGACCCACAGAGCAGTGCCACAGAGATGGCTTCCAGCGATCAGTATCTGAACACTAGGAGGACAAGTGCCAGGATCCGCCGGAATTGGAGGAAGTCGGGCCCCACAAGCTACCTCCATCAGATCAGACACTga
- the AVPI1 gene encoding arginine vasopressin-induced protein 1 isoform X4 produces the protein MLSFLRAPRMGTPASVVSEPLPWQAPTEARGRKQAAANIFQDAELLQIQSLFQRSGDQLAEERAQIIWECAGDHRVAEALRRLRRKRPPRQKSLGHSLHHCSRLSHPSLGLDHCQPRNRAPPLHTRSASRSQDPAEPHGLTNCYGHTLDSIPPPPSVEPTIRTLDLNRPSAIIRSISTPID, from the exons ATGCTTTCCTTCCTCAGAGCACCCAGGATGGGCACCCCAGCCTCTGTGGTGAGCGAGCCGCTCCCTTGGCAGGCCCCCACTGAGGCCCGGGGCCGCAAGCAGGCCGCGGCCAACATCTTCCAGGACGCAGAGCTGCTGCAGATCCAGAGTCTGTTTCAGCGCAGCGGGGACCAGCTGGCGGAGGAACGGGCACAGATCATCTGGGAGTGTGCAGGGGACCACCGCGTGGCGGAGGCCTTGAGGAGGCTGCGCAGAAAGAGGCCCCCGAGGCAGAAATCCCTGGGCCACTCGCTACATCACTGCAGCCGGCTCAG TCATCCATCTCTTGGCTTAGATCACTGCCAGCCCAGGAACAGGGCTCCTCCCCTTCACACCCGCTCCGCCTCCCGCTCCCAAGATCCCGCTGAACCACATGGCCTAACCAACTGCTATGGGCACACTCTGGACTCCATTCCTCCACCGCCTTCTGTGGAGCCCACAATCAGAACATTAGACCTGAACAGGCCTTCTGCGATCATCAGGTCCATATCAACTCCAATTGATTAG